Genomic window (Nitrospinota bacterium):
GTTATATCGATCCCAAAACGGAGACACTGTTCATAAATATTTGGAAATCTTTTTTTAATATTAATATTGTTCTTCTTAAGAAAGGACATGTCCAAGAGAACATAATCATCCTTATCCTTGACCATTTCCTCATGAATAGACCTTGCAACAACATCTCTTGGAGCTAGGTCTTTTAGCTTCTCGTCATAGTTCTTCATAAAAAAATCACCCTTCATATTCATCAGCTTCGCTCCCTCACCCCGCACTGCCTCAGAAATGAGAAAACGTTCAGCATCTTTCTTATAAAAAGTCGTAGGGTGAAATTGAATAAATTCAGCATTAATTATAGACGCCCCAGCTCGATATGCCATAGCGACGCCATCTCCCCTGGCTCCTTCCGGGTTTGTGGTGTGAAGATAAATCTGACCTATTCCTCCTGTGGCTAACACAGTCTTTTTAGATAAAACCGTCCTTATTTTTTTTGTTTTACGATCCAAGACATACGTGCCCATTGAAGTGACTTCATCATAAATGGCAAGGGGATTTTTGGAATGATGGGTATTTGTTACAAGATCTACACCGCTGTGATTCGTAATAATTTCAATATTAGGCTCCTTTTGAAGGTGTTCTATTAACTTACTTTCAATTGCCCTTCCTGTTGCATCGTCTACATGGAGAATCCTTTTGCAAGAGTGAGCGGCCTCTCTGGTCATATGAAAAGAACCTTTTGGCTCTTTAGTAAACTCTATCCCCAGTTCTTTTATAAGTAATTCCTCTACGAGTCTTGGTCCTTCATTTGCTAAGATCTTAACAGCCTCAGGGTTACAAAGTCCATCTCCTGCCCTAAGGATATCTTCTTCGAGGAGCTCAGGAGAATCATTTTCAACTTCTGCTATTATTCCACCCTGAGCATACTTTGTGCTTGATTCTTCAGGTTCCTCAGACCTGGTTATTACTGTCACATGAAGTCCCTTTTTAGCCGCAATTAGGGCGACCATACAACCAGACAGACCGCTTCCAAGAACCAATACATCTGTCTCAAACCTCTCTTCATCTTTTTTCATTCTCTTTACCTCTATTGTGATACTGCCAACATCCTTTCTAAAGCCTTTTTCGACCACAAGGATATTTCTTCAGGTACCCTTACCTCGTTTATATATTCACCTTTTAATATCCCGTCCAAAATCCATAAAAGATTCCTTGTATTTATTAAATACATTGTTCCGCATAGAGATAGAGAAAGGGGAGTAACAAATTTATCTTTATTCTTTCTTTTTAAGCGATTAATCAAATTAATCTCGGTACCTATTCCCCATTTTGAATCTGGTGGAGAGCTATTAACTGTTTTCACAATATAACCTGTTGAGCCGTCGAAATCAGACTCTTTGACCACCTCATATGTACACTCAGGATGAACAAGGATTTTTATTCCAGGGAATTTCTCTCTTAAGCTTTTAACATCTTCCACCCTAAATCTTGAATGGACGTGACAGTATCCCTTCCAAACGATAATTTTTGCTTTTTTTATTTCCTCTTCTGAATTTCCTCCTAAATCTTTAGTTGGATCCCAAACAATAATATCATGAAGTCCTAAACCGATCTTAACTCCAGTATTTCTTCCCAGATGTTCATCAGGAAAGAAAAAGATCTTTTCTTTCTTCTTAAGAGCCCATCTAAAAATTCCAGAGGCATTAGAAGATGTACAAACTGCACCATCTCTTTCTCCGCAAAATGCCTTTATTGTGGCTTCTGAATTCATATAGGTGATAGGAGTGATAGAATTCCCTGTTACTGAAATAATATCTTCCCATGAACATTCAACCTCTTCTAGATCTGCCATATTTGCCATAGGGCAACCAGACATGGGATCAGGAATCATAACCTTCCTTTCCTTACCACAAAGAATTGCAGCGCTTTCTGCCATGAAGTGAACCCCACAAAAGACAATAAATTTGGCCTTTTTTTCCTCAGCAGCTGATTTAGATAATCCAAAAGAGTCTCCCCGAAGATCGGCAAATTCTATAACCTCATCTCGCTGATAATGATGACCAAGGATAAGTAGAGAATCGCCAAGCTTTTCTTTTGTATTAATGATCCTTCTTTCAATCTCCTTTTCAGAAATCTCTTTATATTCATCTGTAAGAAATTTAATGTCCATTTTTTAATTCAAAGACCTTATTCTATACGGAAATCGTTATATGATATTAAGACTCATATCTAATGCTCTAAAACGGGTGGTAAGAAGCCCTATTGATATATAATCTACACCTGCCTCTGCAATTTCTCTCACCCTATCCAATGTAACATTTCCTGATGCCTCTAAGGGTATTTTTCCTCTCGCTAAAGTTACAGCCTGTTTCATTTCATCTAAAGACATATTATCTAACATAATCCTATCCACAGAACACGACAGCGCCTCTTTCACCTGCTTCAAGTTCTTGGTTTCAACAACCACTATTAACTCTTTATCAAGATGCTTTCGAAGCCTTTCTATGGCCTTTTTAATACCCCCAACTGCTGCAATATGATTATCTTTAATCATTACCATATCAAAAAGACCAAATCTGTAATTTTCGCCTCCTCCAACACGAACAGCATACTTCTCCAATATTCTTAGGTTAGGGGTAGTTTTTCTTGTATCGAGAATCTTGACCCCTGTTCTATTTATCTTTCTTACAAATTCTTTTGTTAGAGTTGCTATTCCAGAAAGCCTTTGAAGAAAATTAAGGGAAACCCTTTCACCCTTAATAATACTCCTTGTAGGTCCTTCTAATACTGCTATGTCTTCTTGATATTCTAAATAATCTCCATCTTTAACGAGAGGTTTAAACTTAACTTTTTGGTCCAATTCTTTATATAATAAGGAAACTAGCGGCAAACCAGCAATAATCCCTCTATCCTTTATCTTAATGATTGCCTTACAAAAAGAACGGGGTGAGATAAGAGAATCAGTAGTAACATCACCTCTTCCTATATCCTCTTCTAAAGCCTTTTTAATAATCTCTTTTATTAATGATGATCCCCAATCCATTTTTTCTAAAATTTTTCATCTCTATTAAATTTAATATAATTAAGATACCTTAAATTTTCAACTCTTGCAATATTTATAAAAATTCTGATTGAATAAAGCTCTGAACTATATTTGAGTTATAAAGATATAATCAATTTAGGTCGGAAAAGCCTTTCAATATTAGAAACAGAATAAAAACTGGAGTGGCAATATATGAGAAATAATATGACTAAAAGCGAGAAATATCAATCTGCGACCAATGATGAAATACAATAATAAACACACTCATTATAAAAATTCTCTTATCTATTGAAAAAATCTCTTTATTGCTGAACCATCTTTTTTAAAATATCTTTTAATCTTTTCATCTCATCACCATAACCTGCCCAATTTCCTTCTCTTTGATATTTCATTGCCTGATTAAAGATATCATGAGCTTTTTTTATCAATTCCTGAACAGTAACCTCCCTTACTTCTTCAGTATCTTTGGAAGGAATTTTTGCGCCAAAGATCTTTTCTAGGGCCATTTGTAAATTCTCTTCCATGGCTAATTTGTTTCCATAGGCAACGATTACCCTCCTCAATTCAGGAAGAGAACCCTCTTCTGCTGATAGATACAAAGGTTCGACATATAACAGGGATTCTTCTATGGGAACCACTAAGAGATTCCCTCTTATGACTTTCGAGCCTCTTTGACTCCAGAGGGTTATTTGCTGAGAGATGAAAGAATTCTGATCCATCCTAGCATCTATCTGTCTGGGTCCGTAGATCAGCTTTTGCTTTGGAAAGAGATAGATAATCAATTTTCCATAATTTGGCGCATCAGAACGAGCTGCAAGCCATGCAGCCATATTATCCCTTTTCGCAGGAGTAAAAGGTATCATAAGAATAAACTCCTCTTTTTCTCCCCCATAAAGCTTCATAATTGTGTGGTAAGGAGACATTGTTCTCTCCCCCTGTCTTGGAATCTCCCAGAGATCTTCTTTATTATAGAATATCTGTGGATCCTGCATGTGATATGTTGCAAAGATATATGCCTGAATCGTGAATAAATCTTTGGGATATCTAATATGGCTCCTTATATCTTCCGGCATCTCTTCTAGAGACTTAAAAAGACCGGGGAATATTTTAGAATAGCTCTTAATTA
Coding sequences:
- the nadC gene encoding carboxylating nicotinate-nucleotide diphosphorylase — its product is MDWGSSLIKEIIKKALEEDIGRGDVTTDSLISPRSFCKAIIKIKDRGIIAGLPLVSLLYKELDQKVKFKPLVKDGDYLEYQEDIAVLEGPTRSIIKGERVSLNFLQRLSGIATLTKEFVRKINRTGVKILDTRKTTPNLRILEKYAVRVGGGENYRFGLFDMVMIKDNHIAAVGGIKKAIERLRKHLDKELIVVVETKNLKQVKEALSCSVDRIMLDNMSLDEMKQAVTLARGKIPLEASGNVTLDRVREIAEAGVDYISIGLLTTRFRALDMSLNII
- the nadA gene encoding quinolinate synthase NadA, whose translation is MDIKFLTDEYKEISEKEIERRIINTKEKLGDSLLILGHHYQRDEVIEFADLRGDSFGLSKSAAEEKKAKFIVFCGVHFMAESAAILCGKERKVMIPDPMSGCPMANMADLEEVECSWEDIISVTGNSITPITYMNSEATIKAFCGERDGAVCTSSNASGIFRWALKKKEKIFFFPDEHLGRNTGVKIGLGLHDIIVWDPTKDLGGNSEEEIKKAKIIVWKGYCHVHSRFRVEDVKSLREKFPGIKILVHPECTYEVVKESDFDGSTGYIVKTVNSSPPDSKWGIGTEINLINRLKRKNKDKFVTPLSLSLCGTMYLINTRNLLWILDGILKGEYINEVRVPEEISLWSKKALERMLAVSQ
- the nadB gene encoding L-aspartate oxidase codes for the protein MVEKGFRKDVGSITIEVKRMKKDEERFETDVLVLGSGLSGCMVALIAAKKGLHVTVITRSEEPEESSTKYAQGGIIAEVENDSPELLEEDILRAGDGLCNPEAVKILANEGPRLVEELLIKELGIEFTKEPKGSFHMTREAAHSCKRILHVDDATGRAIESKLIEHLQKEPNIEIITNHSGVDLVTNTHHSKNPLAIYDEVTSMGTYVLDRKTKKIRTVLSKKTVLATGGIGQIYLHTTNPEGARGDGVAMAYRAGASIINAEFIQFHPTTFYKKDAERFLISEAVRGEGAKLMNMKGDFFMKNYDEKLKDLAPRDVVARSIHEEMVKDKDDYVLLDMSFLKKNNINIKKRFPNIYEQCLRFGIDITKEPIPVVPSAHYFCGGVRVDSWGRTNLKDLYAVGEVSCTGLHGANRLASTSLLECLVWGYRAGKDIIKTIDKKKSKDFSSIPLWDYTGLEEEIDPALIYQDWLNIKTTMWNYAGIVRTSKRLERAKADMDYLCHRIEQFYRRTLLTDSLVGLRNGILVALIVINSALRNKRSMGCHYRKD
- a CDS encoding UPF0182 family protein is translated as DKNPYMMISKEGRLYWIIDGYTTANKIPYSDPIRGVGNYIRNSVKSVIDAYNGSIEFYISDKEDPLIKSYSKIFPGLFKSLEEMPEDIRSHIRYPKDLFTIQAYIFATYHMQDPQIFYNKEDLWEIPRQGERTMSPYHTIMKLYGGEKEEFILMIPFTPAKRDNMAAWLAARSDAPNYGKLIIYLFPKQKLIYGPRQIDARMDQNSFISQQITLWSQRGSKVIRGNLLVVPIEESLLYVEPLYLSAEEGSLPELRRVIVAYGNKLAMEENLQMALEKIFGAKIPSKDTEEVREVTVQELIKKAHDIFNQAMKYQREGNWAGYGDEMKRLKDILKKMVQQ